GTCAGCGTTGTTCCACCGCCAAGTTCACTACGGGGCGTTGCCGCCGGGGATGAACGGTCCGGGGCCGGGGAACGGGGGAGCCACCGGATTGATATAAATATTGCCAATCAGCACCTGTTGCGTGCCGGTTTTGATGTATCGGACCTGGGTCCAACTGTAGTGGTTCTCCAGTTGGGCCAGATTATCCGTGCGGATTCCGTCCAAACGGGTAATCACATCGCCGGGTTGCAGGCCCAAGGCGTTCAGCGGAGAGTCAGGCGCGGGAATCGAAACCAGCCGGACGGCGGTAAAGTTGCCAAACGCGGGGAGGAAAAAGTTTTCCACGCGGAATTGGGCCTTTAACTTGAGGGATGTGTAGGCGGGAGTCCCGGTGGAGGGGTCCAGCAAAGCATATTTCTGAACGGGGTCGTTAGCCAGGGCGGAAGTCGCGCCTAAGCCAAGGCCAGCCACCATCGCCAGAGCCACCATCAAAGCCGCACGAAGGGAAGTAAACATGATCGTAAGTCCTTATAGGAAAGTGAGTTGTGTTTTGCAGTCAGGTATGTCTGACTCGCTTCTGAGATTCCCAGCGGACGCGGACCGCCGCACGGACAGAAAATTCTTGGGAACTTGTTGAAAAAATTTAGAAAGTTAAAGTATTAAACTAGTGTCATAACCACGGGAATTCAGGCGATTTTAATAACCTGAATTTATTTCTTAACACCATTTCGTACGGGGTGGATCTATGACAGAACTTTTTATTTGTGGTCGAAGAGGCGGTGGAGGGGGATTTATCGCGCGCGCGATTGGTCCGTTCCTCGTAACAGAGGCCGTTAACCTGGAAGAGCTGCGCGCGAATGTCCGGGAAGCGGTGGAATGTCACTTTGAGGAAGGCGGTGCCCCTCAACTTTTGCGGTTGCACTTTGTACGGGATGAGTTAATGGCACTATGAGGCTACCACGCGACTTGTCGGGCGCGGAATTGGCGAAATTGCTTGCGTTTTAGGGATACAGCATCACTCACCAAAAAGGTTCTCATCCGCATCCCATAACCACACAACAAGGGGAGCATCATTTAACAACCCTGATCACGATCCACTGCGAATCGGTACCCTGGGACACATTCTTAACGAAGTAGCGACTCACTTTAAACAAAGCGGCCAGCAAGTCTGAGACAATCTTTTTATTGAATGACAATTCTATCTTTATTGTATAATATTCTTTACTGGTATGTATGCTTCCCTGTAGTATTTTTTCTTGGTAGGATTGGCTAACATAGAATCGCTACAGCTTTGTTTATGCAAAGCAAATTGGCAAACAACACGACCACCTCCAACCACAAACATTCATGCCTTACGAAGTTACCCTGATCACTGGCGATGGTACTGGTCCCGAACTGGCCGAGGCCGCCCGCATGTGCGTGGACGCCACCGGCGTGAAAATCAACTGGGACGTGCAAGAAGCGGGTGTGGATGTTATGGCCCGCACCGGCACGCCGTTGCCGGACGCCGTGCTGGAAAGCATCAAACGTACCAAATGCGCGCTCAAGGCCCCCATCACCACGCCGGTCGGCACGGGCTTTCGGTCGATCAATGTCTATCTGCGGCAGGCGTTTGGACTGTATGCCTGCGTGCGCCCCTGCAAAATTTACCCCGGCGTGCGGACCTATTTTGACAAACTGCCGGTGGACCTGGTCATTATGCGGGAAAACACCGAGGACCTGTATGCCGGGACCGAGTTTGAACGGGGCAAGCCCGAAACCGCGGAACTGATCGAATGGATCAACGCCCATAGCCAAACGGGCAAGATCAAGACCCCCCCCGGCGAAACCGGCGTCAGCATCAAGCCCATCAGCGTAAGCGCCAGCGAGCGGATGTTTCGGTACTCGTTTGATTATGCCCGGGCGAATGGCCGCAAGAAAGTCACCGCCGTGCACAAGGCGAACATCATGAAGTTTTCGGACGGCTTGTGGCTGGAAGTCGCGCGGAATGTGGCAAAGGAATATCCCGAGATCGAGTTTGAGGACCGCATAGTCGATAACATGTGCATGCAACTGGTCCAAAAACCCGAACTGTACGACATGCTGGTCCTGCCCAACCTATATGGCGATGTGCTGAGCGACCTGGCGGCGGGGCTGGTGGGGGGCTTGGGCGTGGCACCCGGGGCAAATATCGGCCCCAATGGGGCGGTGTTTGAGGCGACGCACGGCAGCGCGCCCAAGTACAAGGGACTGAACAAAGTCAATCCCACGGCGCTGATCCTGTCAGGCATGCTGATGCTACGCCACCTGGGGGAGCTGGACGCGGCAAATCGACTGGAACAAGCCGTGGCGCGCGTAATTGCCGCTGGCCGGGACGTGACCTACGACCTCAAGGCCGACCGCAACGACCCGACGGCGGTCGGCACGCGGGAAATGGCGGCGGCGGTGTGCGGGGAGTTGTGATCTTGTAAACTATAATGTCAGCATCACTGGAACATGCCTTACCCAGGCATCGCTAAAGCTGGGCATACGCGCAACAACATAGTAAATAAAGTCCAGAGCATACTTTATGGGAATACCATGACTGCCAAACAAAAAATCTTGGACGTCCTGCAACAACGCCTGCCGGAGGAAGCAACCTTTCACCAAGCTATTCAGGAACTCTATACGTGGGCAAATGTGGAAGAAGGATTAGAGCAACTTAAACGTGGTGAGACGATACCCGATGAAGAAGTTTGGCGAATCGTACTCAATTTGAATCCACGCTAATGGCTAGGATTATCTGGTCCAATCGCAGCTTGCAAAATTTATTGGCCATTCGCGATTACATTGCGAAAGATGCACCGGAAACGGCTTTGCGCTTTATAAAAAAGCTCCGTGTTCGAATCCATAAACTCAAAAAATTCCCGTATTCAGGCACGGTGTTACAAGTTCGTGATGGAAGTAAATTACGGGAACTATCTTTTGGTAATTATCGCATCTTGTTTTAATCATCCGATAAACTTGTGGAAATTGTTACCATACAGAGCACATTTACGGATTTTGATCAGGACATTGCTAATGGCTTTTAAAGTCTCATGCAATCTTGTGAAATTGTGTGTGTATTGTGTTGTTCGCTCTTTCATTTACAAGAACTCAACTCGCAGGCGAGTGTATGGACGGACATGCGGAGATTCAAGATGATCACCAATCAAAAATACTGGTTGCGTTGGAGAAATTGCCCGATGTTGCCACATCTGAAGGCGCACTGGAAGCACTCTTTTTTTTCACCTAATAGAAGCTGGTCAGCAAGATATTAATTCTGACAAGACCCATACCCATGAGGAAATCGAGCATTTTTTTGCCTAGCCCGGTTACTAGAATGCAATGCACTCACTCTAACGAGAAAGCTTGCCAATGATGACCGCAAAACAACGAGTGTTGGCCACTGTCCAAAATCTGCCCGATGACACCACGATTTATGGCTTTATCGAGGAACTCTATGTGCTAGCCAGATTGGAGGAAGGCATTGCCCAGGCAAGTCGCGGGGACTTGATTGCCGACGAAAATGTTTGGGATGAATTCCTAAGTGATGAAGCCTAATCCATCGAATTTTAGGACAAATTGCTGCTTATGGCAAATATATCCCGCTAACATCACTAAAATCGCCAACCCCCACGCCCAAATGCCCGGCTCGGGAATAAACCGCACATTGGCCTTGCGCGCCAGCAGGTCGGCGCGGTTGCCCGTGGTTTGATACACCTCGACGGGGGAGCTGAGCAGGTTTTCTTGCCAGCGAAAGGTCACCGCGCTTTGCGGGGGAAGCTGATAGGTAAAAAATCGCCCTTTCCAATTAAACCGAAAAATTTGCGATTGGCCGGCGTCGTTATACGCGATCAGGGCCAGTGTCTGATCGGGATTGAGAAAGGCCACTGTCTTATTTGCGTTCGTATCGATGCGCACGGCGTCCGGTTGGACAAACTTGGCGATATGCCCCAGCGCGTAGTATTCCTCGTTAAAAGTAATGGCCCCCGTGATGCTATTAATGGTGACCACGCCCCGCGCGCGGTTAAAGCCGCTATCCGCCGTCACGGTATTGCCACCGCCATTATCAAAGGTGATCGTGCGGATCTTGGGCCCGCTGGTTTGATCCAGGGCCAGGTTGAATTTGACAATGGACGAGGCCCAATTGCGCGTCCCCCCCACCACCAGCGTCCGCATGTCGTACATCAGGTCGTTGCCAAAGTTAGAGCCCACCGTGCCGGTCTGCTCGGTAAAAAACGTCGCCTTATCGGGATAGGCGTTATGCACGATCGTCTGGGCGGACACGTCCCCCCCATAGCCATGAAATGCCACCCCATGCACGTACTGCGCGATGGCGGGGTTATTCAGTATGGCCGTGATATTGGTGGAGGGGGCGTTGCCGGTCACGGCGTCGCTCCAATTATGATCGTGCATGACGATTCTGGTCGTTTGCGAAAGATAAGGATTCGTAACGGGATCGTGCGGCAGGGCCGGATTGACCGTGGCCGTGGCAAAGTTTTGACCGATGGCGCGAATAAGATTTCCCTGCTGCGTCGGCGTGAGGGTCATGGCCGGATAGGCAAAGCCGCCGTTGAAATAAGGCTCGTTTTGCGGCGTAACGTAGTCGATCTGAAGGCCCTGGGCCGCGTAGGCCTGCACATATTTGGCAAAGTAGTTGGCGTAGGCGGGGATCGTTTGGCTATTGTTATTGAGCGTGCCGGCGTACAACGTCTGGTTGACGCCGGGTTGCGGGACGATGTTTCCCGCTGTGCCGGCTTTCATCCAGCCGGGGGCCGTCCAGGGGGAACCCATGATCCGCAGCGCGGGATTATGTGATTGAGCGCTTTGTAACAACGACACCAACGAGACATTGGAGTTAGGGTAAAGCGCCAGATCTCCATTGATGTTAAACTGCGTCATGGCGTAATCGCCCAACGTGTCGTTATAGGTGTAATCCGCCCGGCGAAAATCGCTCACGCCCATCGGTTGCCGCAAAAAGCTGAGTCCGGCCCCCGCGGCGGGATCAAAGAGTGCCCGCATGAGATTTTCGCGGGCGGTGGGATTGAGCGTGGCCAAAGCCGCGCCGGCTGAATCCGTCAATGACGCCCCAAAACCAGCCATTCGCTGATACGTTTGGTTTTGATTGATTGTCACCTGGGTTTGGGCGTTGGCGGTAATTACGATTAACGCCCAGGCACAGACTGCCGAGGCGAAATAGCAAGCATTTTTTTTAGGCCCAGATACGCCGCGAATAAAGCCTTGAAACATAAAAATTTCCCCAGTTGAAGATCGGGTTGATAACGTTCAAGTTGTCTTGGCAGTATAAATAATGGTCCGCGGGCCGATTGTCACAGCGGCGCAACAACGACTCGGGCGACCGCATTAAAATTAGCTTCGGCGGCGGATGTTACAGTTAATTACTTTGCCCCGTTACTCATCGCGCGCCAGAGCATAGTTCGCAAAGCTCGCCAGTTGGTTCCGAAAAAAATTTGGCATCCACCAAAAATTTTCTCCGCACGTGCAGTTCTAGTCCTCTAGAATCGCGGATTGTTAAGATATTGTTAGCAATTCGCGCTCGCGTGTTAATCTTCAATTCGAGGGGTAACTTTTTTTGGAGGGGAGGATCGATCAATACTTGCTATTAAAAAAATTTTCACCTACAACACCGTTATCTTATCAGCCCCCTTCATTGCTTACACATTCAACATGAAATTCCACTCCTTCCCGTGGCTGCTGTCGATCATAATTGCTTTAAGTTTTTGCCGGGAAATCTCCACCACAGCGGCGGATCATCCGACCAAGACCAAATACGTCCTGTGGGTGATGCTGGACGGACTGCGGTGGCAAGAGGTTTTTCACGGCGCGGATGAGGGCCTGATCAACAAGGATCGGGGCGGGGTGGAAAAGCCGGACCAGGTCAAGGCGGAATTTTTACGAGGGACGCCCGCCGAAAGCCGCGCCGCCCTGCTGCCGTTTCTATGGACGGAGGTCGCTAAAAAAGGGCAAATTTATGGCAATCAGTGGGAAGAAAGCGTGGCCACGGTCACGAACAAAGAGCTATTCTCTTATCCCGGCTACAACGAGGTGCTGTGCGGTTTTGCCGATCACAAAATCACCAGCAACGATAAAAACTATAATAATAATGTGACCGTGCTCGAGTGGCTGCACGCCAAGCCCGAGTTTGCGGGGCGGATCGCGGCTTTTACCTCTTGGGAGGTGTTTCCTTACATCATCAACGACCGCCGCAGCGGCATCATGGTCAATGGCGGCTTGGCACCGCTGACGGGAATTACGGAGACCGCCGAAGTGCGGCTGCTCAATCGACTGATGGCCGAAACGCCCCTTTACGCCGACGAGACCCGCCCCGACGCGCTCACCTTTCACGCCGCGCGGCTGTATTTAGCCGCCAAAAAACCCCGCGTGCTGTTTGTCAGCTTTGACGAAACCGACGCCCAGGGGCATGCCGGCCGATACGACCGCGTGCTGGGCGGGGCCAAAAAGAACGACGCCTTCATCCGCGAGTTATGGGAACTGGCGCAATCCCTGCCGGAATACCGCGACCAAACGACGCTGGTCATCACGACCGACCACGGCCGGGGGGACCCGCCGGTCGAGTGGAAAAACCACAATAAAAACACGCCCGGATCGGAAAATATCTGGCTGGCGGTCATGGGGCCGGACACGCGGCCCCTGGGCGAGCGGCAAAAAGTGGCTCCCGTGACGCAAAGCCAAGTGGCGGCGACCGTTGCGGCGCTGTTAGGCTATGACTACCGGGCGTACGTCCCGCAAGCAGGCGAGGCGATTAGGGAAGTGTTGGGCAAGTAGATCCCGAACGCCGGGCGGGATCAACGCTATATCAAAATCGGTCCTAATTCCCGTTCGGCGAACGGGATGTACCCGGCGGTATAGTAGATCCCGCCCGCGGGGCGGGATTAAAGTAGATCCCGAACGCCGAGCGGGATCAGGCCTATATCAAAATCGGTACCAACTACCGTTCGGCGAACGAAAGTACATCCAGCCCGCCGGGCTGGATCAAGGGTGATTCTAACAAGGCTAGCGTCTGAATAACAATTTCGTTCTTTGATGATCCCGTTCGGCGAACGGGACCTACTCCTCCTCTTCCTTGACCACCCGCACAAAGGATGCCCGGACCGGCGGGGGCATTTTGCTGTGGTTCCCCCGGACGCTGCGCCAGATGATCTCGTTAAAGACCAGATCGTCAGCCGCGTCTTCCTTGCTTAGATCAAGCTTTTCGCTCTCCGCCGCGCCATACACGCCCGGCATGTTCAGCTCATTCAAATCCACTTGCGCGGGCAAATGCTTAAATGGCGTCAGGTCCGGCTGCGCCGTAAAACTGTGGTACATGGGCGTGGCCGCGGCGTCAAATTGGCTCAGCGGTTTTAATCCTAAAATCAGACCCATGCTGCGCAACATGCTGGCCGTGCTGTACATCGTGGAGTCCACATGCCGCCGCTTGCAATAGGGGCTAATGACATAGGCCGTCGTGCGGTGGGCGTCCACATGGTCGGACCCGTTTTGCGCGTCGTCCTCGATGATAAAAATCGCCATTTGCGGCCAGAATCTGCTATGGCTCAGCAGTTCCACAAACCGACCCACGGCCAAGTCGTTCTCGGCCACCATTGCCGTGGGGGTGGGCTTGCCCAGACGGGTCCCCAATGTGTGGTCGTTCCCCAGGCGGGCGATGATAAACTGGGGCATTTCCCCCTTTTCTTCAAATTCCTTTAGCTCCACCGCAAACCGGTCGACGCGGGAATTATCCGTCACGTTCAGGTCGTAGCTGCGAAATAGCGGGTCAAAGTGCCCCTCTAGGCCGGGGACGCTGGCCGTGCCGGGGTCGCCGGGATTTTTACCATTCTTGATAAATTCGCCATAGCTGCGGTAAGTCACGCCGGCTTCCTTGCAGCGATCCCAAATGTAACCCCCGGCCGAAGGGGCGATCTTGCGATAAGAACCCT
This portion of the Pirellulales bacterium genome encodes:
- a CDS encoding isocitrate/isopropylmalate dehydrogenase family protein encodes the protein MPYEVTLITGDGTGPELAEAARMCVDATGVKINWDVQEAGVDVMARTGTPLPDAVLESIKRTKCALKAPITTPVGTGFRSINVYLRQAFGLYACVRPCKIYPGVRTYFDKLPVDLVIMRENTEDLYAGTEFERGKPETAELIEWINAHSQTGKIKTPPGETGVSIKPISVSASERMFRYSFDYARANGRKKVTAVHKANIMKFSDGLWLEVARNVAKEYPEIEFEDRIVDNMCMQLVQKPELYDMLVLPNLYGDVLSDLAAGLVGGLGVAPGANIGPNGAVFEATHGSAPKYKGLNKVNPTALILSGMLMLRHLGELDAANRLEQAVARVIAAGRDVTYDLKADRNDPTAVGTREMAAAVCGEL
- a CDS encoding glycoside hydrolase family 30 beta sandwich domain-containing protein → MFQGFIRGVSGPKKNACYFASAVCAWALIVITANAQTQVTINQNQTYQRMAGFGASLTDSAGAALATLNPTARENLMRALFDPAAGAGLSFLRQPMGVSDFRRADYTYNDTLGDYAMTQFNINGDLALYPNSNVSLVSLLQSAQSHNPALRIMGSPWTAPGWMKAGTAGNIVPQPGVNQTLYAGTLNNNSQTIPAYANYFAKYVQAYAAQGLQIDYVTPQNEPYFNGGFAYPAMTLTPTQQGNLIRAIGQNFATATVNPALPHDPVTNPYLSQTTRIVMHDHNWSDAVTGNAPSTNITAILNNPAIAQYVHGVAFHGYGGDVSAQTIVHNAYPDKATFFTEQTGTVGSNFGNDLMYDMRTLVVGGTRNWASSIVKFNLALDQTSGPKIRTITFDNGGGNTVTADSGFNRARGVVTINSITGAITFNEEYYALGHIAKFVQPDAVRIDTNANKTVAFLNPDQTLALIAYNDAGQSQIFRFNWKGRFFTYQLPPQSAVTFRWQENLLSSPVEVYQTTGNRADLLARKANVRFIPEPGIWAWGLAILVMLAGYICHKQQFVLKFDGLGFIT
- a CDS encoding alkaline phosphatase family protein, which gives rise to MKFHSFPWLLSIIIALSFCREISTTAADHPTKTKYVLWVMLDGLRWQEVFHGADEGLINKDRGGVEKPDQVKAEFLRGTPAESRAALLPFLWTEVAKKGQIYGNQWEESVATVTNKELFSYPGYNEVLCGFADHKITSNDKNYNNNVTVLEWLHAKPEFAGRIAAFTSWEVFPYIINDRRSGIMVNGGLAPLTGITETAEVRLLNRLMAETPLYADETRPDALTFHAARLYLAAKKPRVLFVSFDETDAQGHAGRYDRVLGGAKKNDAFIRELWELAQSLPEYRDQTTLVITTDHGRGDPPVEWKNHNKNTPGSENIWLAVMGPDTRPLGERQKVAPVTQSQVAATVAALLGYDYRAYVPQAGEAIREVLGK